A window of the Fusarium poae strain DAOMC 252244 chromosome 3, whole genome shotgun sequence genome harbors these coding sequences:
- a CDS encoding hypothetical protein (BUSCO:20351at5125): MEAASARAAARDRWGDLPSSSRTPSQLQRFVQAACSPENYEPNLALNLEIADLINSKKGSAPREAATAIVNYINHRNPNVALLAIGLLDICVKNCGYPFHLQIGTKEFLNELVRRFPERPPMRPTRVQAKILEAIEEWRGTICETSRYKEDLGFIRDMHRLLSYKGYVFPEVRREDAAVLNPSDNLKSAEEMEEEEREAQSAKLQELIRRGTPEDLQEANRLMKIMAGYDTRSKTDYRAKAAEEVAKIQAKARLLEERLDSFKAGDKMEDGDVFSELASALQSAQPKIQKMCEEESDDHEAVAKLLEINDSIHRTAERYKLMKKGDMEGAAKVAAGAPPPSSSGTAAASSSAANELSLIDFDADASNSAQSGNAPAPAPAPSAGGLENDLLGLDIGGGEPGNFGQGGGIALGFGANQNIPGPALLSSMTQDNSARGQVSTPTPPPFSQFASFSQPVSQSTTPQPPPQQQPAPPSQPASDPFAMLGAGSMTSQRASPAQPQQQPVTVSNDDDEWSFSSALPPEPSKPKEHQATVSNTNVKVEMIARRAPGNENAINIIFAFSNNVPQPISELHFQLAVTKGYELQLKPQTGRDLAPQQSRGITQEVQVWHAGNRTQKVTSAKLRWRASYKMSEQAVNEMGEVAEFSLA; the protein is encoded by the exons atgGAGGCCGCTTCTGCTCGCGCCGCGGCTCGCGACCGCTGGGGCGATTTGCCATCGTCCAGCCGAACCCCCTCCCAGCTCCAGCGCTTCGTCCAGGCTGCCTGCagtcccgagaactacgaaCCAAATCTCGCTTTGAATCTCGAAATTGCCGATCTTATAAACTCCAAGAAGGGCTCTGCTCCTCGGGAGGCTGCTACTGCCATCGTTAATTACATTAATCATCGCAATCCCAACGTTGCTCTGCTCGCCATTGGGCTTCTCGATATTTGTGTCAAGAACTGCGGGTATCCCTTTCATCTACAGATCGGTACCAAGGAATTCCTCAATGAACTTGTCAGGAGATTCCCCGAGCGTCCGCCGATGCGACCTACGCGAGTCCAGGCAAAGATTCTCGAAGCGATTGAAGAATGGCGAGGGACGATATGTGAAACGAGCCGTTACAAGGAGGACCTAGGATTTATCAGGGATATGCACCGGTTGCTGAGTTATAAGGGATATGTCTTTCCCGAGGTGCGAAGGGAAGATGCTGCTGTTCTAAATCCAAGCGAC AACCTCAAATCTGCTGAAGAaatggaggaagaggagcgagAGGCACAATCAGCCAAGCTTCAAGAGCTCATTCGTCGCGGTACTCCTGAGGACCTCCAAGAAGCCAACCGCCTCATGAAGATCATGGCTGGCTACGACACACGATCAAAGACTGACTACCGTGCAAAGGCCGCTGAGGAAGTTGCCAAGATTCAAGCCAAGGCACGATTACTAGAGGAGCGACTGGATTCCTTCAAGGCAGGCGACAAAATGGAAGACGGTGATGTTTTCAGTGAATTGGCTTCTGCCTTGCAAAGCGCACAACCTAAGATCCAGAAGATGTGCGAGGAGGAATCCGACGATCATGAGGCCGTTGCCAAACTCTTGGAGATAAACGATAGCATACACCGAACAGCCGAACGGTACAAGCTGATGAAGAAGGGCGATATGGAGGGCGCGGCCAAGGTTGCTGCTGGCGCTCCACCTCCCTCTTCCTCCGGGACCGCAGCTGCATCTTCAAGTGCAGCAAATGAGCTGTCGCTTATTGACTTTGATGCCGATGCTAGCAACAGTGCTCAGTCGGGTAACGCTCCagctcctgctcctgctcctaGCGCTGGAGGTCTTGAGAATGATCTCCTTGGTCTTGATATCGGTGGCGGAGAGCCTGGCAACTTCGGCCAGGGCGGCGGCATTGCTCTGGGCTTTGGTGCCAACCAGA ACATCCCGGGCCCTGCGCTTCTATCTTCTATGACCCAAGACAACTCTGCCAGAGGTCAGGTGTcaactccaacgcctccccCCTTTTCACAGTTCGCTTCTTTCTCACAGCCAGTCTCCCAATCAACCACCcctcagcctcctcctcaacaacagcctGCTCCCCCATCGCAACCCGCTTCTGACCCTTTTGCCATGCTTGGTGCTGGAAGCATGACCTCTCAGCGTGCGTCTCCTGCGCAGCCTCAACAGCAGCCCGTTACAGTTtccaatgatgatgatgaatggaGCTTTTCTTCCGCGCTGCCCCCGGAGCCTAGCAAGCCCAAGGAGCACCAGGCAACTGTTAGCAACACAAACGTCAAGGTTGAGATGATTGCCAGAAGAGCTCCTGGTAACGAGAAcgccatcaacatcatctttgCATTTTCCAACAATGTACCACAGCCTATCAGCGAGCTTCACTTCCAGCTCGCTGTTACAAAG GGCTACGAACTCCAGCTCAAGCCCCAGACCGGCCGTGATCTCGCTCCCCAGCAGAGCCGTGGCATTACACAAGAAGTGCAGGTTTGGCACGCCGGTAACCGTACTCAAAAGGTCACAAGCGCCAAACTGAGGTGGCGCGCCTCCTACAAGATGAGCGAACAAGCTGTGAATGAGATGGGTGAGGTGGCTGAGTTCAGCCTCGCATAA
- a CDS encoding hypothetical protein (BUSCO:28462at5125), with product MTAPVGDTSMSRYDSSAGELSSPPSGSLSDPGSPSRNGSSSRPSQDYDEVVVVSSDGKYEHIGHQNHGDRPRPPLPPQPGTGPARRYALVDNQWVQLTAAGVPRKKPGRKPGTIVKPRTSDGADIAKATRKPRKPRDPNAPPMPRKRKTATGDGEEDVPSDSKSLVAAGVTMGAQSHIADASSLSASSPAQHHLQTPSSHKPEQRYSPKMAKREHFGSMQSLLNSDPPAERPSSQPQSQSNSSTSIPVRTSGQSYDPIRGNYDPVRETMVSHNSFNSTSGSPRAPSQMPNRSPTIASLLGGTESRSPYQPPSNQPRFQAPEHSQPPSPSKEPQTVSTPTPAPSSRPPVQVPKKDPAPPPPPVQRPVIKESNFTTISNGPVKKSSPKQKPQTGVSTPKTDNLDDMQEGEGRSILDFGRAKPGEEAQAPTIILSVPIQPGETNRYVNFMRMAEDRYGWDALHPRLAANRDRKARIAAAAASLEKAESGRESGDEMSVDLSDGEGSNPDNGVTSGADAQAKPKKKRNFKEDQYDVDDDFVDDSELLWEAQAAASRDGFFVYSGPLVPEVEKPTAGYVSSYFTRFDSILTSTSQEGPPKRGRGGRGSRGGGRGASTRGGGGTGRGGGPGSRGGSVTRKPRITKQEKAQREREKAERETMAQMAKTPTHSGYSLNPTTPSFAVSELGA from the coding sequence ATGACTGCACCAGTCGGCGACACGTCTATGTCGCGATACGACTCATCAGCCGGCGAACTCTCTTCGCCTCCCTCCGGATCGCTTTCTGACCCCGGCTCACCATCACGGAACGGTTCGAGTAGTCGCCCATCACAAGACTACGATGAAGTCGTCGTCGTTTCTAGCGACGGTAAATATGAACACATCGGCCACCAAAACCATGGTGACCGACCTCGACCTCCTCTGCCGCCGCAACCAGGCACAGGACCTGCTAGACGATATGCACTAGTCGATAACCAATGGGTACAATTAACTGCCGCAGGTGTCCCTAGAAAGAAGCCGGGGCGTAAGCCGGGGACTATTGTAAAACCACGAACCTCAGACGGCGCCGATATAGCCAAGGCCACACGAAAGCCCCGAAAGCCCCGCGATCCTAATGCGCCGCCCATGCCACGAAAGAGAAAGACCGCCActggtgatggtgaagagGATGTTCCCTCAGACTCCAAGTCCCTCGTCGCGGCTGGGGTTACCATGGGGGCTCAGTCACATATCGCCGACGCCTCTAGTCTTTCAGCATCGTCACCTGCTCAGCACCACCTCCAAACACCATCATCTCACAAACCAGAGCAGCGTTATTCACCCAAGATGGCGAAGCGAGAGCACTTTGGCTCTATGCAAAGCCTCCTGAACTCGGACCCTCCGGCTGAACGGCCTTCCTCGCAACCACAGTCCCAATCCAACAGTTCTACATCAATTCCTGTGCGGACAAGCGGCCAGAGTTATGATCCTATTCGTGGTAACTACGATCCAGTGCGCGAGACAATGGTTTCCCATAACTCTTTCAACTCAACTTCTGGGTCACCACGGGCTCCTTCTCAGATGCCTAACCGTTCGCCGACTATCGCAAGTCTTCTTGGCGGAACTGAATCACGCAGCCCGTATCAGCCACCATCGAACCAGCCTCGCTTCCAGGCACCTGAGCACTCCCAACCTCCATCACCATCGAAAGAGCCCCAGACAGTGTCGACACCGACACCAGCTCCTTCCTCACGACCGCCTGTGCAAGTACCTAAGAAGGATCCTGCCCCTCCACCGCCTCCAGTTCAACGTCCCGTCATCAAAGAATCTAACTTTACGACGATCTCTAATGGTCCTGTCAAGAAATCATCGCCTAAGCAGAAACCCCAGACTGGAGTTTCAACGCCCAAGACCGACAATTTGGATGACATGCAGGAAGGTGAAGGACGTTCGATCCTCGATTTTGGTCGAGCCAAGCCGGGCgaagaagcccaagcccCTACCATTATCCTCAGTGTACCTATCCAACCCGGAGAAACGAACAGATATGTCAATTTCATGCGCATGGCCGAAGACCGATATGGATGGGATGCTCTTCACCCCCGTTTGGCCGCTAACCGGGATCGTAAGGCTCGAATCGCTGCGGCAGCCGCCTCCCTGGAAAAGGCTGAGTCTGGCCGTGAATCCGGCGACGAAATGTCCGTTGACCTCTCGGATGGCGAGGGTAGCAACCCCGACAACGGTGTAACCAGCGGCGCTGATGCGCAagccaagcccaagaagaagcgcaacTTCAAAGAGGACCAAtacgatgttgatgatgattttGTGGACGATTCAGAGCTTCTATGGGAAGCACAGGCGGCAGCAAGCCGTGATGGATTCTTTGTTTACTCAGGCCCTTTGGTGCCTGAGGTTGAAAAGCCAACTGCTGGGTATGTATCGTCATATTTTACCCGTTTCGATTCCATTCTAACAAGTACCAGTCAAGAGGGACCCCCCAAGCGCGGGCGTGGTGGAAGAGGCAGCCGAGGAGGTGGCAGAGGTGCATCAACCCGAGGTGGAGGTGGCACTGGTCGTGGAGGTGGCCCAGGATCCCGCGGCGGTTCTGTTACCAGGAAGCCTCGCATTACTAAACAAGAGAAGGCGCAGCGTGAGCGCGAGAAGGCGGAGCGTGAGACCATGGCACAAATGGCCAAGACACCGACCCATAGTGGCTATTCACTGAACCCTACCACACCATCATTTGCCGTCAGTGAATTGGGCGCCTAG
- a CDS encoding hypothetical protein (BUSCO:35249at5125) yields MDPTLLINDIVEHDTSKKKPVQFDDVQISSTGFPQHKQRWKTSAFKQRRAGQAADTLHEIKSETTKLQSSLSNTDLETVEKQRIDRENQQKLDSMSPAEIVQAQQEIMNGLNPALVQRLLSRANIDEQNGPSPFDPPKPEKEETPEPPPTIKVEDADKSEASKNSRAAPARPPKPSVESVPESDSSAPRTTSGKKIADDYDEDKAPPQIPPDLFPITDQPKSVHFPVPPTLPDLDPSDPDFLATLHKKYFPNLPADPSKLAWMAPIPTEDSPADKDSSYYPHPEIAVNALRFDFKGRFLSPRVSRSIPSSKGLHHHGDAPEAAGYTVAELAHLARSAVPAQRCMAFQTLGRILYRLGLGEWGKGEDDHIAMGVWGAVKKGRVLDSLTEAAMAEGGHRGSRAYATEALWLFEKGGWREKFKGR; encoded by the coding sequence ATGGACCCGACACTCTTGATTAACGACATTGTCGAGCACGATACGTCAAAGAAAAAGCCTGTACAGTTTGACGACGTCCAGATATCTTCCACCGGTTTCCCGCAACACAAACAACGATGGAAAACATCCGCTTTCAAGCAGAGACGCGCGGGACAGGCAGCTGATACACTGCATGAGATTAAATCCGAGACCACAAAGCTCCAGAGCTCTCTTTCAAATACGGATTTGGAAACTGTTGAGAAGCAGCGCATCGATCGGGAGAATCAACAGAAGCTTGACAGTATGAGTCCTGCCGAGATCGTTCAGGCTCAGCAAGAAATTATGAATGGCCTAAATCCTGCTCTCGTTCAGAGATTACTATCACGAGCCAACATTGACGAGCAAAATGGCCCTTCGCCCTTTGATCCACCGAAGCCCGAAAAAGAGGAAACGCCCGAGCCTCCGCCTACAATCAAAGTTGAGGATGCAGACAAGAGCGAGGCTTCGAAGAACAGCCGAGCAGCTCCCGCCCGACCTCCCAAGCCGTCAGTAGAGTCAGTACCGGAGAGTGACTCTTCAGCACCACGAACGACTTCCGGCAAGAAAATTGCAGACGACTACGATGAGGATAAAGCCCCACCTCAAATACCCCCAGATCTGTTCCCTATCACCGACCAACCCAAGTCGGTTCACTTCCCTGTTCCGCCAACTTTACCCGACCTCGACCCTTCCGACCCGGACTTCCTAGCTACACTTCACAAGAAATACTTTCCTAATCTCCCAGCCGACCCAAGCAAGCTCGCATGGATGGCACCGATCCCAACAGAGGATAGTCCAGCTGACAAAGATTCTTCGTACTATCCTCACCCCGAGATCGCAGTAAACGCCTTGCGCTTCGATTTCAAGGGCCGATTTTTGTCTCCTAGAGTAAGTAGATCTATCCCTTCGTCAAAGGGCTTACACCATCATGGCGACGCCCCAGAGGCTGCAGGGTATACAGTTGCGGAATTAGCCCATCTCGCGAGGAGCGCTGTGCCTGCGCAAAGGTGTATGGCTTTTCAAACATTAGGAAGAATTCTATATCGCCTTGGGCTTGGCGAATGGGGTAAAGGAGAAGATGATCATATCGCCATGGGCGTGTGGGGTGCTGTCAAGAAGGGACGGGTATTGGATAGCTTGACAGAAGCTGCCATGGCAGAAGGCGGTCACCGAGGCAGTCGTGCTTATGCCACAGAGGCTCTCTGGTTGTTCGAGAAGGGAGGTTGGAGAGAGAAGTTCAAGGGCAGGTAA
- a CDS encoding hypothetical protein (BUSCO:12464at5125), producing the protein MASPLQYAYRTQKTIGVFDAAPVYESLAGFNKPEGNLRYCIYSPCGRYFGWASNEVVTVVDASTGQQVLSLPILNVYELGFSPRGTFVITWERPGKDENGDATKNLKVWRVVEEGVAGQDKQPLGRFVQKQQQGWNLQYTADEKYCARVVTNEVQFYESHDLVTVWNKLRVEGVTNFALAPGSQNHAVAVFVPERKGQPAAVKVFNVPLFNNPISQKTFFKGDKVQLKWNKLGSSLLVLAQTDVDRSGKSYYGETTLYLLSTTGAFDARVSLDKEGPIHDVSWSPNSREFGVVYGYMPAKATIFNHRAVATHSFPIGPRNTITFSPTGRFVLVAGFGNLAGQIDIYDLEKDFRKVTTIESGNPSVCEWSPDSRYIMTATTSPRLRVDNGIKLWHVSGGIMYNEDMVELYNVIWRPQGPENIAPGDPLSPIPTPHSSATALLATAKPPSKPAGAYRPPGARGLATPLHFKREDEGGAAHVVGNGVPNVGPNGFGRPRRGVPGAEFAEQTPAVRTVPGAEPMGDENSSKSKNKKKRNKKNAQGESGRPQGEPNGGASLAPPSHDRGHDGRSPERRNHRNRSQSRNNQPRSRSNTHRNGHGNQQQTQGSGAAAAAADASQNPNAKKIRSLQKKVRAIEDLEMRLAGGEKLEDTQLKKINTKSSVLKELDGLEKEN; encoded by the exons ATGGCGTCTCCGCTGCAGTATGCCTACCGAACCCAGAAGACCATCGGCGTCTTTGACGCTGCGCCTGTCTACGAGTCTCTCGCTGGGTTCAACAAGCCCGAGGGCAACCTCCGATACTGCATTTATTCGCCCTGTGGACGTTACTTCGGTTGGGCCTCCAATGAGGTTGTCACCGTTGTTGATGCCTCGACTGGTCAGCAGGTCCTTTCTCTCCCCATCCTCAACGTTTACGAACTCGGTTTCTCTCCTCGTGGCACTTTCGTCATTACCTGGGAGCGCCCTGGCAAGGATGAGAACGGCGATGCCACCAAGAACCTCAAGGTCTGGCGTGTTGTAGAGGAGGGTGTTGCTGGTCAGGACAAGCAGCCCCTTGGCCGCTTTGttcagaagcagcagcaaggcTGGAACCTTCAGTACACAGCTGATGAGAAGTACTGTGCTCGTGTCGTAACAAATGAAGTCCAATTCTACGAGAGCCACGACCTCGTCACGGTCTGGAACAAACTCCGAGTCGAGGGTGTTACCAACTTTGCCCTTGCTCCTGGCAGCCAGAACCATGCTGTCGCCGTCTTTGTTCCCGAGCGCAAG GGTCAACCCGCCGCCGTCAAGGTCTTTAACGTTCCCCTCTTCAACAACCCTATCTCGCAAAAGACCTTCTTCAAGGGAGACAAGGTCCAACTGAAGTGGAACAAGCTGGGCTCCAGCCTTCTGGTCCTGGCACAAACTGACGTTGATCGCTCAGGCAAGAGTTACTACGGCGAGACCACCCTGTATCTACTAAGCACTACTGGCGCTTTCGATGCTCGTGTGTCCCTGGATAAGGAGGGTCCTATCCATGATGTTTCTTGGTCGCCCAACTCGAGAGAGTTTGGTGTTGTCTATGGTTACATGCCTGCCAAGgccaccatcttcaaccatCGCGCTGTTGCGACTCACTCGTTCCCGATTGGTCCTCGAAACACCATCACATTCTCACCAACTGGTCGTTTTGTTTTGGTTGCAGGATTCGGCAACCTTGCTGGTCAGATCGATATTTATGACCTCGAGAAAGATTTCCGAAAGGTCACCACTATCGAGAGCGGAAACCCCAGTGTCTGCGAGTGGAGTCCTGACAGCCGTTACATCATGACTGCTACAACTTCTCCTCGACTCCGTGTGGATAATGGTATTAAGTTGTGGCACGTTAGCGGCGGCATCATGTACAACGAGGATATGGTCGAGTTGTACAATGTTATCTGGCGACCTCAGGGTCCTGAGAACATTGCTCCCGGTGACCCCTTGAGCCCCATTCCTACACCTCACTCCTCTGCCACGGCGCTCTTGGCCACGGCCAAACCCCCTAGTAAGCCTGCTGGTGCTTACCGTCCTCCTGGCGCTCGTGGTTTGGCCACGCCCCTTCACTTCAAACGCGAAGATGAGGGCGGTGCTGCCCATGTCGTAGGCAATGGTGTTCCAAATGTTGGTCCTAACGGTTTCGGTCGCCCACGCCGGGGTGTGCCAGGTGCGGAATTTGCTGAGCAGACTCCTGCCGTCAGGACTGTTCCGGGTGCTGAGCCCATGGGCGATGAGAACTCGTCCAAGTCCAAgaataagaagaagagaaacaagaagaacgCCCAGGGCGAGAGTGGTCGACCTCAAGGCGAGCCTAACGGTGGAGCCAGCCTGGCTCCTCCCTCTCATGACCGAGGCCATGATGGTCGCAGCCCCGAGCGACGCAACCATCGCAACAGAAGCCAGTCGCGCAACAACCAACCTCGTAGCCGAAGCAATACACACCGTAACGGCCATGGAAATCAGCAGCAAACCCAAGGCTCCggtgctgccgctgccgccGCTGATGCATCTCAGAACCCCAACGCTAAGAAGATTCGTAGTCTCCAGAAGAAGGTTCGCGCCATTGAGGATCTTGAAATGCGTCTGGCAGGTGGAGAAAAGCTAGAGGATACCCAGCTTAAGAAAATCAACACAAAGTCGTCTGTGCTGAAGGAGCTCGATGGTTTAGAAAAGGAGAACTAA
- a CDS encoding hypothetical protein (TransMembrane:12 (i109-128o148-167i179-198o204-228i240-263o269-286i341-365o377-399i419-441o447-469i481-503o515-535i)), giving the protein MAGDLEKASPVNSAESSSSTSSTTSSPVLEPIRTVETRRSRLRDPDILEPLEHALTPDVETEAERAAREPITYTQTGTSVTSNASRPADFEVFFQDGDPENPRNWSKAYRYWIVVCVSYSTWVVVLYSTCYTASVSGLAEEFGVSTTVTTLGLTTYLLGLAVGSLIVAPLSELYGRQKVYIVCLLAWALLILPCALATSLTEIIVVRFFGAVFGAAMISNSPGTIVDITDPDHLAAAMSMWSIAPLNGPSTGPIIGGFVFQYLGWRWDAWIPLILGGAGVLMMLTVKETYHPAILKKKAARLRKENDDPRYWCQYDQKLSTWHLIKINMSRPFILLATEPILWFMDIWISLIYAILYLCFVAYPIVFSQHRGWNAGISGLAFVGIGVGTMMAIFAEPLFRRVINSQPRDPVTGKPPPEATALVMAIGAVLTPLGQLVFSWTCLPASIHWAIPIAFGIPFGAGNTISFIYGSNYLAGTYSIYAASALAGNAVLRSIAGGVLPLAGPKMYAAMTPQWAGTLLGLLEVAMIPIPFVFWRYGAKIRAKSPTVRALKEEQDRLDAKRAKYQRKLEKKQKRETEGANAAEGVLEKTANN; this is encoded by the exons ATGGCGGGTGATCTCGAAAAGGCGTCACCGGTCAATAGCGCTGAgtcgtcttcttcaacgTCTTCGACAACATCGTCGCCGGTTTTAGAACCTATCAGGACCGTTGAAACGCGCCGCAGCCGTCTACGCGATCCTGACATTCTTGAGCCATTGGAGCATGCTCTCACCCCGGATGTCGAGACAGAGGCGGAACGCGCAGCTCGCGAGCCCATCACTTACACGCAAACTGGCACGAGCGTAACGAGCAACGCATCTCGGCCTGCTGACTTCGAGGTTTTCTTTCAAGATGGTGATCCTGAAAATCCCCGAAACTGGTCAAAAGCTTACCGCTACTGGATCGTTGTCTGTGTCTCATACTCCACTTGGGTGGTAGTCTTGTACAGCACATGCTATACAGCATCAGTTTCTGGCCTGGCAGAAGAATTTGGAGTTTCGACAACAGTAACAACGTTGGGTTTGACGACATACTTGCTTGGCCTTGCTGTCGGAAGTCTCATTGTAGCGCCTCTGAGCGAGTTGTATGGGCGACAGAAGGTATACATCGTCTGCTTACTCGCTTGGGCTTTGTTGATCTTGCCTTGCGCCTTGGCCACTTCGTTGACCGAGATCATTGTGGTGCGATTCTTTGG TGCCGTATTTGGTGCCGCCATGATATCAAACAGCCCCGGCACTATCGTCGACATTACAGATCCAGATCATCTTGCCGCTGCTATGTCCATGTGGTCAATCGCGCCCCTAAATGGACCTTCTACTGGACCTATCATTGGAGGTTTTGTGTTTCAATACTTGGGCTGGCGATGGGATGCTTGGATTCCTCTGATACTCGGTGGTGCAGGTGTTCTTATGATGCTAACAGTCAAGGAGACATACCACCCTGCTATCCTGAAGAAAAAGGCTGCGCGACTCCGTAAGGAAAACGACGATCCGAGGTATTGGTGCCAATATGACCAGAAGCTGTCAACTTGGCATCTTATCAAAATCAACATGAGTCGTCCCTTTATCCTGTTGGCAACTGAGCCCATTTTGTGGTTCATGGACATTTG GATCTCGCTGATTTATGCCATTCTCTATCTCTGCTTCGTGGCATACCCCATCGTTTTTTCGCAACACCGTGGGTGGAATGCCGGCATATCCGGCCTGGCCTTTGTCGGTATAGGTGTAGGCACAATGATGGCTATCTTTGCCGAACCTCTCTTCCGACGTGTCATCAACTCTCAGCCTCGAGATCCTGTGACTGGCAAACCCCCGCCCGAGGCAACAGCTTTGGTCATGGCAATTGGCGCAGTTCTGACACCCCTGGGTCAGCTCGTTTTCTCATGGACGTGTCTACCGGCATCCATCCATTGGGCCATCCCGATTGCTTTTGGTATTCCCTTCGGTGCAGGTAACACCATATCCTTCATCTACGGCTCAAATTACCTGGCTGGGACGTATTCCATCTATGCTGCCAGTGCACTCGCCGGTAACGCTGTTCTTCGAAGTATTGCTGGAGGTGTCTTGCCTCTAGCCGGTCCCAAAATGTATGCTGCCATGACTCCTCAGTGGGCAGGCACTCTCCTAGGTCTTCTCGAAGTCGCAATGATTCCGATCCCGTTCGTTTTCTGGAGGTACGGAGCCAAGATTAGAGCAAAGAGCCCTACTGTTAGAGCTCTTAAAGAGGAGCAGGATAGGCTTGATGCGAAGAGAGCCAAGTATCAGAGGAAATTGGAGAAGAAACAGAAACGAGAGACTGAGGGAGCTAATGCAGCCGAAGGGGTTCTGGAGAAAACTGCAAACAACTAA